Proteins encoded in a region of the Salmo trutta chromosome 34, fSalTru1.1, whole genome shotgun sequence genome:
- the ints8 gene encoding integrator complex subunit 8 yields the protein MSAEAADRVAVSGSRPSTPPQTSWFEFLLDEMLLENHLQKSHPDPVPVQLVIQFLEQAAKPSVNEQNQVQPPADNRRNRTLKLLALKVAAHLKWDLDVLEKGLTIPVLNMLLNELLCVSKVPPGVKHVDLDLSTLPPTTAMAVIIYNRWAIRTIVLSSFPEKQTKPGPHQMNMLNIVQQEKELTENILSVLKEQAADSIMVLEGSLGLKKDFYIHTLRTLDLLAADPSTANGETESSTAGLRISADELHCQVHYDLGGIFFQQGCSDQLAYEKAREHFQQTRELLLKFDLTLHVHLDEKRLAGYWNACRALTGALDPSDTQLNPYGQINSLIRTRNYQALVEAFIKDNVSLSLPNHLRQSVLREFLHKVQQGERGLDEVCHKLCVCNAVRDALQGEVLSVRFQQLLHKPRKHVVDFMLEVCTRSLDKDRSSETSKRKMVIFLKTLCESLAEPHLVFVVTAHKLFTELLKEEDRKILVEQMRKRSATVNLCAKPLPSFYDIPAAASVNIGQLEQQLILCLDARRIRQILIELHSMAERPFWRVNNKWEVPPDYINVILNIKDNLTKDLVYILMAKGLHCITVKDFAHTRQLFSACLELVTEFSPKLRQVMLNEMLLLEVRAHETGVAEGSNVRPPPDLVSRVRGYLEMRIHDLPLRQIVGEECVAFMLNWRENEYLTLQVPQQLVMNNPYIKLGQLLASTCKELPGPKESRRTAKELWEVVVQICSVSNQHKRNSDGRVSLIKQRESSMGILQRSRFITFIKKLREPLVLTTLISLFVRFHSIVRDDIVNEVTAEHLAIWPSTLANMQAVDVEAVAVTVKELVTYALTLNPNNQSWLITQADIYFVTNQYSAALHFYLQAGAVCSDFFTKAVAPDVYTDQVLKRMIKCCSMLNCHTQVAVLCQFLREVDYMTAFKALQEQNSHDAMDSFYDYIWDVTILEYLTHIHHKRGESEKRQIAIKAIGQTELNASNPEEVLQLAAQKRKKKFLQAMAKLYF from the exons ATGAGTGCAGAGGCGGCAGACCGTGTGGCTGTGAGCGGCAGCCGGCCGAGCACTCCTCCTCAGACCTCCTGGTTCGAGTTTCTCCTGGATGAGATGCTGCTGGAGAACCACCTCCAGAAGTCCCATCCAG ATCCTGTTCCAGTGCAGCTTGTCATCCAGTTCCTTGAACAAGCGGCCAAACCCTCTGTGAATGAGCAGAACCAAGTCCAGCCTCCTGCAGACAACCGCAGGAACCGCACTCTGAAGCTGTTGGCTCTTAAAGTAGCAGCACACTTGAAGTGGGATCTAGATGTATTGGAGAAAGG CTTGACTATTCCTGTGTTGAACATGCTGCTGAATGAGCTGCTGTGTGTGAGTAAGGTTCCACCTGGAGTGAAACATGTTGACCTGGATCTGTCTACCTTGCCTCCCACCACTGCCATGGCTGTCATCATCTACAACCGCTG GGCCATACGAACCATTGTGTTAAGTAGTTTTCCAGAAAAACAGACAAAACCCGGGCCTCATCAGATGAACAT GTTGAATATTGTGCAGCAGGAGAAAGAGTTGACTGAAAATATCCTGAGCGTG CTGAAAGAACAGGCAGCGGACTCTATCATGGTGTTGGAGGGATCTCTTGGTCTGAAGAAGGACTTTTATATCCACACCCTGAGGACTCTGGACCTGCTGGCTGCCGACCCCAGTACTGCTAATGGGGAAACGGAGTCGTCCACAGCAGGCCTTAGGATCAGTGCTGATGAGCTGCACTGTCAG GTGCATTATGATTTGGGAGGTATTTTCTTTCAACAAGGCTGCTCAGACCAACTGGCATATGAGAAGGCTAGAGAGCATTTTCAACAAACACGAGAGTTGCTGTTGAAG TTTGACTTGACGCTTCACGTTCACCTGGATGAGAAGCGTCTTGCTGGGTACTGGAACGCCTGCAGGGCCCTGACTGGAGCCTTGGACCCCAGTGACACACAGCTAAACCCCTACGGACAGATCAACAGCCTCATCAGAACTCGCAACTACCAG GCTCTTGTAGAGGCTTTCATCAAAGACAATGTGTCCCTCAGCTTGCCCAACCACCTCAGACAGTCTGTCCTGAGGGAGTTTTTGCACAAAGTCCAGCAAGG GGAGAGGGGCCTGGACGAAGTGTGTCACAAGCTTTGCGTGTGCAACGCTGTTCGAGACGCCCTGCAAGGGGAGGTCCTCAGTGTGCGTTTTCAGCAGCTGCTCCACAAGCCAAGAAAACATGTGGTGGACTTTATGCTAGAG GTATGCACAAGGTCGTTAGACAAGGACCGTTCATCAGAGACCTCCAAGAGGAAGATGGTTATTTTTCTAAA AACCCTGTGTGAGAGCTTGGCAGAGCCCCACCTGGTGTTCGTGGTAACCGCCCATAAGCTGTTCACGGAGCTGCTGAAGGAGGAGGATAGGAAGATCCTGGTGGAGCAGATGAGGAAGAGGTCAGCCACGGTCAACCTCTGTGCCAAGCCTCTGCCCTCCTTCTATGACATCCCAG CTGCGGCCAGTGTCAACATTGGACAGCTGGAGCAGCAGCTCATCCTCTGCCTGGATGCCCGCCGCATCCGGCAGATCCTAATTGAGCTGCACAGCATGGCCGAACGACCCTTCTGGCGGGTTAACAACAAG TGGGAAGTACCTCCAGATTACATCAATGTGATACTCAACATCAAAGACAACCTGACCAAGGATCTGGTGTACATCCTCATGGCCAAAGGGCTTCACTGCATCACTGTAAAG GACTTTGCCCACACGCGGCAGCTCTTCTCAGCCTGTCTGGAGCTGGTGACTGAGTTCTCTCCTAAGCTAAGGCAGGTGATGCTAAACGAGATGCTGCTTCTGGAGGTGCGGGCCCACGAGACCGGGGTGGCTGAGGGTAGCAATGTCAGACCCCCACCCGACCTGGTCAGCAGGGTGCGAGGCTACCTGGAGATGAGGATACATG ATCTCCCTCTGCGCCAGATAGTAGGGGAGGAGTGTGTGGCCTTCATGTTGAACTGGAGGGAGAATGAATACCTGACACTGCAGGTGCCCCAGCAGCTGGTCATGAACAACCCCTACATCAAG CTGGGTCAGCTCCTGGCCTCCACCTGTAAGGAGCTCCCGGGTCCTAAAGAGAGCCGGCGTACAGCCAAAGAGTTGTGGGAGGTGGTAGTGCAGATCTGCAGTGTGTCCAACCAGCACAAGAGAAACAGTGACGGACGTGTCAGCCTCATCAAACAGAGAGAGTCCAGTATGGGCATCCTGCAAAG GAGCCGATTCATCACATTCATCAAGAAGCTTCGGGAACCACTGGTGCTGACCACCCTTATCTCACTTTTTGTGAGGTTTCATAGCATAGTGCGG GATGATATTGTCAATGAAGTGACAGCAGAACACCTTGCCATTTGGCCATCAACCCTGGCAAA CATGCAGGCTGTGGATGTGGAGGCGGTGGCTGTGACCGTTAAAGAGCTTGTGACCTACGCCCTTACACTGAACCCCAACAACCAGTCCTGGCTCATCACGCAGGCCGACATCTACTTTG TGACCAACCAGTACTCTGCAGCGTTGCATTTCTACCTCCAGGCTGGGGCAGTGTGCTCTGACTTCTTTACCAAGGCTGTGGCTCCTGATGTCTACACTGACCAG GTCCTAAAGAGAATGATCAAGTGTTGTTCGATGCTGAACTGTCACACACAG GTTGCAGTTCTGTGCCAGTTTCTAAGGGAGGTGGACTACATGACAGCATTCAAAGCTCTTCAAGAACAGAACAG TCACGATGCCATGGATTCGTTCTATGACTACATCTGGGACGTCACCATCCTTGAATATCTCACAC